One genomic region from Halobacteria archaeon AArc-dxtr1 encodes:
- a CDS encoding aerobic carbon-monoxide dehydrogenase large subunit: MSSDSERFAQAEDGGPQPEKHCGHGRGGMGEEVKRKEDQRFITGRGNYVDDIKKPGMLHCEIVRSPHAHARIEGIDKSRAMKIDGVVAVLTAEDLAEYDLATMPTLMDDTQDVLVNDKVKFQSQEVAAVIAEDRYAAKDGAEKVVVDYDVLDPVVRAEDALEDDAPVIRDDIEGKEDNHCLDWETGDKEATEEVFAEADVTVKEQMLYQRLHPAPIETCGAVGDYDPGKDKLTVHMTSQAPHIHRTLFAMVSGIPEHKIRIVSPDVGGGFGNKVPIYPGYVVAAAASYVLEQPVKWVEERSENIQSTGFARDYDMTGELAASEDGEILAVRTDVLADHGAYNAVAQPSKFPAGFFNIFTGSYDVDTAYGSLTAAYTNSAPGGVAYRCSFRVTEAVYLIERMVKVLADELEMDPAEIRRKNFIQPEQFPYESPTGWNYDSGDYEKALDKALEMADYDEYREEQQRRLEDGSDKLLGIGISSFTEVVGAGPGKTCDIAGVEMFDSAEIRVHPTGKATVRVGVQTQGQGHETTFAQIVAEELGLDVDDITVEHGDTDTDPYGLGTYGSRSTPVAGAAAAVASRKVREKAKSIAANELEASEDDITWDRQSGEFHVAGAPDRSISMTEIAAGAYMNKPAGEDPGLEAINYYDPPEMTYPFGSYIVVVEVDRETGEVDFEKFVAVDDCGNRINPMVIEGQIHGGLAQGIGTAMMEHVTFDDNGNVTGGDFMNYLLPTSMEIPEFETGHTVTPSPHHPIGAKGVGESPTVGSPPAIVNAVVDAMSHAGITHVEMPMTPDVVWEKLDEAGLAVDPAENVEIELQADD; encoded by the coding sequence ATGAGCAGCGACTCCGAGCGGTTCGCACAGGCCGAAGACGGTGGTCCCCAGCCCGAGAAACACTGCGGGCACGGTCGCGGCGGGATGGGTGAGGAGGTCAAACGCAAAGAAGACCAGCGCTTCATCACCGGTCGCGGAAACTACGTCGACGACATCAAGAAGCCGGGGATGCTCCACTGCGAGATCGTCCGCAGTCCCCACGCCCACGCCCGAATCGAGGGGATCGACAAATCCCGCGCGATGAAGATCGATGGCGTCGTCGCCGTCCTCACCGCCGAGGACCTGGCGGAGTACGATCTGGCGACGATGCCGACGCTGATGGACGACACACAGGACGTACTGGTCAACGACAAGGTCAAATTCCAGTCCCAGGAGGTCGCCGCGGTCATCGCCGAGGACCGCTACGCCGCCAAAGACGGCGCGGAGAAGGTCGTCGTCGACTACGACGTGCTGGACCCGGTCGTCCGCGCCGAGGATGCCTTAGAAGATGACGCCCCGGTGATCCGCGACGACATCGAGGGTAAGGAGGACAACCACTGTCTCGACTGGGAGACGGGCGACAAGGAGGCCACCGAGGAGGTGTTCGCGGAGGCCGACGTCACCGTCAAAGAGCAGATGCTCTACCAGCGCCTCCACCCAGCGCCGATCGAGACCTGCGGCGCCGTCGGCGACTACGACCCCGGAAAGGACAAGCTGACGGTCCACATGACCTCGCAGGCGCCCCACATCCACCGGACGCTGTTCGCGATGGTCTCGGGGATCCCCGAGCACAAGATTCGGATCGTGAGTCCGGACGTCGGGGGCGGCTTCGGCAACAAGGTGCCGATCTACCCCGGCTACGTCGTGGCTGCAGCTGCGTCGTACGTGCTCGAGCAACCTGTCAAGTGGGTCGAGGAGCGCTCGGAGAACATCCAGTCGACGGGCTTTGCCCGCGACTACGACATGACCGGCGAGCTCGCCGCCAGTGAAGACGGCGAGATTCTGGCGGTCAGAACCGACGTGCTGGCAGACCACGGCGCCTACAACGCCGTCGCCCAGCCCTCGAAGTTCCCGGCCGGCTTCTTCAACATCTTCACGGGATCGTACGACGTCGACACGGCCTACGGCTCGTTGACGGCCGCCTACACAAACAGCGCACCCGGCGGCGTCGCCTACCGGTGTTCGTTCCGGGTGACGGAGGCGGTCTACCTCATCGAGCGGATGGTGAAGGTGCTCGCGGACGAACTCGAGATGGATCCCGCCGAGATCCGCCGGAAGAACTTCATCCAGCCCGAGCAGTTCCCCTACGAGAGCCCGACGGGGTGGAACTACGATTCGGGCGACTACGAGAAGGCCTTAGACAAGGCCCTCGAGATGGCCGACTACGACGAGTACCGCGAGGAGCAACAGCGCCGGCTCGAAGACGGCTCCGACAAACTGCTCGGCATCGGCATCTCCTCGTTTACCGAGGTCGTCGGCGCCGGCCCCGGCAAGACGTGTGACATCGCAGGCGTCGAGATGTTCGACTCCGCGGAGATCCGGGTCCACCCGACCGGCAAGGCGACGGTTCGCGTCGGCGTCCAGACCCAGGGACAGGGCCACGAGACGACGTTCGCCCAGATCGTCGCCGAGGAGTTAGGGCTCGACGTCGACGACATCACCGTCGAACACGGCGACACGGACACCGACCCCTACGGACTGGGTACGTACGGCTCGCGGAGTACGCCGGTCGCGGGGGCGGCGGCCGCCGTCGCCTCCCGGAAGGTCCGCGAGAAGGCCAAATCGATCGCGGCCAACGAGCTCGAAGCCAGCGAGGACGATATCACCTGGGACCGCCAGAGCGGCGAGTTCCACGTGGCGGGCGCGCCAGACCGGTCGATCTCGATGACCGAGATCGCCGCGGGTGCGTACATGAACAAACCGGCCGGCGAAGACCCGGGGCTCGAGGCGATCAACTACTACGATCCGCCGGAGATGACCTACCCCTTCGGCTCGTACATCGTCGTCGTCGAGGTCGATCGCGAAACCGGCGAGGTCGACTTCGAGAAGTTCGTCGCGGTCGACGACTGTGGCAACCGGATCAACCCGATGGTGATCGAGGGCCAGATCCACGGCGGGCTCGCCCAGGGCATCGGCACCGCGATGATGGAACACGTCACCTTCGACGACAACGGCAACGTCACCGGCGGGGACTTCATGAACTACCTGCTCCCCACGTCGATGGAGATTCCCGAGTTCGAGACGGGCCACACCGTGACGCCCTCGCCACACCACCCCATCGGGGCGAAGGGGGTCGGCGAATCACCCACGGTCGGCTCGCCGCCGGCCATCGTCAACGCCGTCGTCGATGCGATGAGCCACGCCGGGATCACCCACGTCGAGATGCCGATGACCCCCGACGTCGTCTGGGAGAAACTCGACGAGGCCGGGCTCGCGGTCGATCCAGCGGAGAACGTCGAGATCGAACTGCAAGCGGACGACTGA
- a CDS encoding (2Fe-2S)-binding protein, which yields MSTQREITLTVNGTEHEIEVEPRTLLVHAIREQLDLTGTHIGCDTGNCGACTVLKDGEPIKSCLLFAAQADGSELMTVEGMEELPEARGELHPLQEGFREEHGLQCGYCTPGMIMSGKALLDENPDPSEDEIREAISGNLCRCTGYQNIVRSIEYAADELEGIAAADGGVAVERGESTTTEGGDPASAEFDCGAENCCGGPATDRTHTGPDAPVSADPNYGGDAE from the coding sequence ATGAGTACACAGAGAGAGATCACGCTGACGGTAAACGGCACCGAGCACGAAATCGAGGTCGAGCCGCGCACGCTGCTCGTCCACGCGATCCGCGAGCAACTGGATCTGACGGGGACCCACATCGGCTGCGATACGGGCAACTGTGGTGCCTGTACGGTCCTCAAAGACGGGGAGCCGATCAAGTCCTGTCTACTGTTCGCCGCCCAGGCCGACGGGAGCGAACTCATGACCGTCGAGGGGATGGAAGAACTGCCCGAAGCGCGCGGCGAGCTGCATCCCCTACAGGAGGGCTTTCGCGAGGAGCACGGCCTCCAGTGTGGCTACTGTACGCCGGGGATGATCATGTCGGGCAAAGCCTTGCTCGACGAGAACCCGGACCCGAGCGAGGACGAAATTCGAGAGGCGATCAGCGGCAACCTCTGTCGGTGTACCGGCTACCAGAACATCGTCCGCTCGATCGAGTACGCCGCCGACGAGCTGGAAGGAATCGCGGCCGCAGACGGCGGCGTCGCCGTTGAGCGTGGCGAGAGTACGACGACGGAAGGCGGAGATCCCGCGTCCGCCGAGTTCGACTGCGGCGCGGAGAACTGCTGTGGCGGGCCGGCGACCGATCGTACGCACACAGGGCCAGACGCCCCTGTAAGTGCCGATCCGAATTACGGAGGTGATGCCGAATGA
- a CDS encoding xanthine dehydrogenase family protein subunit M: protein MKAAQFEHHEPTTVDEAVSLLESLDNRAILAGGQSMVPMLRFRLAVPETVIDINNVEGLDTLEERDGYLRIGALVRHADVEDAEMIADRYGSFADAAPLVADPQIRNRGTVVGSITQADPKGDWGSVLLAHHGEVVARGPDGERVIPAAEFFLLPYDTTLDEDELATEIRVPTPEPNEGSAYHKLKRKVGDYAMAGSAVRLVLDDDGKIETAGIGLTAVDITNVRATDAEEHLEGEHPSTELFRAAGELAAEQSNPESDEHGDASYKERMVNVLTQRALVDAAERAGVATRRVSQ, encoded by the coding sequence ATGAAAGCCGCCCAGTTCGAGCACCACGAGCCGACGACGGTCGACGAGGCCGTGAGCTTACTCGAGAGCCTAGATAACCGGGCGATTCTGGCCGGCGGCCAGAGCATGGTCCCGATGCTCCGATTCCGGCTCGCGGTGCCCGAAACCGTCATCGATATCAACAACGTCGAGGGGCTCGACACGCTCGAAGAGCGCGACGGATATCTCCGGATCGGCGCGCTGGTCCGCCACGCAGACGTCGAGGACGCCGAGATGATCGCAGATCGGTACGGCAGCTTCGCGGACGCGGCCCCCCTCGTCGCCGACCCGCAGATCAGAAACCGTGGCACGGTCGTCGGCTCGATCACGCAGGCCGATCCGAAAGGGGACTGGGGCAGCGTCCTGCTGGCCCATCACGGCGAGGTCGTCGCTCGCGGTCCCGACGGCGAGCGGGTGATTCCTGCAGCGGAGTTCTTCCTCCTGCCCTACGATACGACGCTAGACGAAGACGAACTGGCGACCGAGATTCGGGTCCCGACACCTGAGCCGAACGAGGGGAGTGCCTACCACAAGCTCAAGCGGAAGGTCGGCGACTACGCGATGGCCGGCTCGGCCGTCCGGCTCGTGTTGGACGACGACGGGAAGATCGAGACTGCGGGAATCGGCCTGACGGCCGTCGACATCACGAACGTCCGGGCGACCGACGCCGAAGAGCACCTCGAGGGCGAACACCCGAGTACGGAGCTGTTCAGAGCGGCGGGCGAACTCGCCGCCGAGCAGTCGAATCCGGAGTCGGACGAACACGGCGACGCGAGCTACAAAGAGCGGATGGTAAACGTCCTGACCCAGCGCGCGCTCGTCGATGCAGCCGAGCGGGCGGGCGTCGCCACGCGGAGGGTGAGCCAATGA
- a CDS encoding SRPBCC domain-containing protein, translating into MEFDGEFELEAVAPEKAWVVLSDPIAVRDALKGCAYITPKDDEFSFDDYEPDEDAETLPEADPEAVAERAFEEGQEYAALMQVGVGSVKPRFETTVTIQERDDEDYLMTATGSGDAGGSSFSMESGMQIHPLDDGEGSRIEWWTEADISGRIAQLGSRVIQPVANKIVGNFFSNIEQQMTDVEETDSGITDRIRGML; encoded by the coding sequence ATGGAGTTCGACGGCGAGTTCGAACTCGAGGCCGTGGCGCCGGAGAAAGCGTGGGTCGTTCTCTCGGATCCGATCGCGGTCCGGGATGCGCTGAAAGGCTGTGCGTACATCACGCCGAAAGACGACGAATTCAGCTTCGACGACTACGAACCCGACGAGGACGCCGAGACGCTTCCGGAGGCTGATCCAGAGGCCGTCGCGGAGCGAGCATTCGAGGAAGGACAGGAGTACGCCGCGCTGATGCAGGTCGGTGTCGGCAGCGTCAAACCCCGCTTCGAGACGACGGTGACGATCCAGGAACGCGACGACGAGGACTACCTGATGACGGCGACGGGAAGCGGGGACGCCGGCGGAAGCAGCTTCAGCATGGAGTCGGGAATGCAGATCCACCCGCTCGACGATGGTGAGGGGTCGCGCATCGAGTGGTGGACCGAAGCCGACATCTCGGGACGGATCGCCCAGCTCGGCTCGCGGGTGATCCAGCCGGTCGCGAACAAGATAGTCGGCAACTTCTTCAGTAATATCGAACAGCAGATGACCGACGTCGAGGAGACGGATTCGGGGATCACAGACCGGATCCGCGGGATGTTATGA
- a CDS encoding molybdopterin molybdotransferase MoeA has translation MSDTHADLVPWTRAAARVGELRADWTPRLGTERVSIDEIAGRTLAEDLSAPRPIPAASHATMDGFAFDATDDYPLEVVDGVFPEDEPPAVEPGTAVRIATGAPVPDSANVVLKREEATVETEPETGTERLSGPTLEPGTYVYEEGSNVAEGEVLFEAGERLGPKDALLLGELDVEAVRVRDRLSTVLLATGTEIHEGRMRDLDSPMLAGLVRSWGHEAAYEGTVPDEYDVVEDRIAELAERHDVVITTGGTSVGEKDYVIRALDSLGEVLFHRVALRPGKPIAVARLPDQDAVAFAIPGKPLGAYTVTTLVARPFFAGPDAEQSTADGADDGTALPTVPATIERDVGLPNPDFAYAVPVTLTAGRAMPLGHRDSALSIYDETFDPSVLSSSTRATRADGFVLTETALEAGEPVDVVPYQAVER, from the coding sequence ATGAGCGACACCCACGCCGATCTGGTGCCCTGGACACGAGCCGCGGCTCGCGTTGGGGAGCTTCGGGCGGACTGGACGCCGAGACTGGGGACCGAGCGCGTCTCGATCGACGAGATTGCGGGACGGACGCTCGCAGAGGATCTCTCCGCCCCACGGCCGATTCCGGCCGCGAGCCATGCCACGATGGACGGCTTTGCCTTCGACGCGACCGACGACTACCCCCTCGAGGTCGTCGACGGGGTCTTCCCCGAGGACGAGCCGCCCGCGGTCGAGCCGGGAACGGCGGTGCGAATCGCCACCGGCGCGCCAGTTCCGGACAGCGCGAACGTCGTGCTCAAACGCGAGGAGGCGACCGTCGAGACGGAGCCCGAGACCGGAACCGAACGGCTCTCCGGCCCGACACTGGAGCCGGGAACCTACGTCTACGAGGAAGGCAGCAACGTCGCCGAAGGCGAGGTGCTGTTCGAGGCCGGCGAGCGTCTCGGCCCGAAAGACGCCCTGCTGCTCGGGGAACTCGACGTCGAGGCCGTGCGCGTCCGCGATCGGCTCTCGACCGTACTGCTGGCGACTGGAACCGAGATCCACGAGGGACGGATGCGCGATCTGGACTCGCCGATGTTGGCGGGACTGGTTCGGTCGTGGGGCCACGAGGCCGCCTACGAGGGGACCGTCCCGGACGAGTATGACGTGGTCGAAGACCGCATCGCCGAACTTGCGGAACGCCACGATGTGGTGATCACGACGGGCGGAACCAGTGTCGGTGAGAAAGACTACGTGATCCGCGCCCTCGACTCGCTCGGCGAAGTGCTCTTCCACCGCGTCGCGCTGCGCCCCGGAAAGCCGATCGCCGTCGCCCGGCTACCGGACCAAGATGCCGTCGCGTTCGCCATCCCTGGCAAACCCCTCGGCGCCTACACGGTGACGACGCTGGTCGCGCGCCCCTTCTTCGCGGGGCCTGACGCGGAGCAGAGCACCGCTGACGGCGCGGACGACGGGACTGCTCTCCCGACCGTTCCGGCGACGATCGAACGCGACGTGGGGCTGCCGAATCCCGACTTCGCCTATGCCGTTCCCGTCACGCTCACAGCGGGGCGGGCGATGCCGCTGGGTCACCGGGACTCCGCGCTCTCGATTTACGACGAGACGTTCGACCCCAGCGTCCTTTCCTCGAGTACGCGCGCGACCCGGGCGGACGGATTCGTGCTCACCGAGACTGCGCTCGAGGCGGGCGAGCCGGTCGACGTCGTTCCCTACCAGGCCGTCGAGCGATGA
- a CDS encoding nucleotidyltransferase family protein encodes MTEPSEPADSSALPVVEPPESAVAGGSDTTPTVAAVLLAAGTSSRYGERNKLLATHDGAPLVRRAARTLLDARVESVTVVVGHEADHVRDALADLDVEIVHNDAYETGQASSVRVGVRAVRNRADAVLIALGDMPFVSPATVDALVASYEAGTGDALAAAHDGARGNPVLFDARFFDDLTAVDGDIGGRELLLESEAGALVAVDDPGVRRDIDTPADLADSS; translated from the coding sequence ATGACGGAACCGAGCGAGCCAGCTGACTCGTCTGCGCTTCCCGTCGTCGAGCCGCCGGAGTCGGCTGTGGCTGGGGGCTCGGATACGACCCCGACCGTCGCCGCCGTTCTGCTCGCGGCGGGGACGAGCAGCCGCTATGGAGAGCGAAACAAGCTCCTCGCGACCCACGACGGCGCACCGCTCGTCCGCCGGGCCGCCCGGACGCTGCTCGACGCGCGGGTCGAATCTGTCACGGTGGTCGTCGGCCACGAGGCAGACCACGTTCGCGACGCGCTCGCCGATCTCGATGTCGAGATCGTACACAACGACGCCTACGAAACGGGGCAAGCCTCCTCGGTTCGCGTCGGAGTTCGCGCCGTCCGCAACCGGGCCGACGCCGTCCTAATCGCGCTCGGGGACATGCCGTTCGTCTCGCCGGCGACCGTCGACGCGCTCGTCGCGAGCTACGAGGCTGGTACCGGCGACGCGCTCGCCGCGGCCCACGACGGCGCGCGCGGCAATCCGGTCCTCTTCGACGCGCGCTTTTTCGACGATCTCACTGCCGTCGACGGAGATATCGGTGGCCGGGAGCTGTTACTCGAGAGCGAGGCGGGCGCGCTGGTGGCGGTCGACGACCCCGGCGTCAGACGAGATATCGACACGCCTGCGGACCTGGCGGACAGCTCCTGA
- a CDS encoding type II toxin-antitoxin system PrlF family antitoxin, translating into MGILTDTKISEKNLTTVPKPVRNFLDVGAGDRVEWHVEDGRIIIEKQAGDEGGE; encoded by the coding sequence ATGGGCATACTCACGGACACGAAAATCTCCGAGAAGAACCTGACGACGGTCCCAAAACCCGTCCGAAACTTCCTCGACGTCGGCGCGGGCGACCGAGTCGAGTGGCACGTCGAGGATGGCCGGATCATCATCGAGAAGCAAGCCGGTGACGAGGGAGGCGAGTAA